In the Burkholderia multivorans ATCC BAA-247 genome, GCCTATCGCCGTCAACCGCAACATCATCCGACATCATGTCCGCAGGCCTGAACCCCGCTCAGAACGAAGCGGTGCGCTACCTCGACGGTCCCTGCCTCGTGCTCGCCGGCGCGGGCAGCGGCAAGACCCGCGTGATCACGCAGAAGATCGCGCACCTGATCGAAGCGAAGGGCTTCGAGCCGCGCCACATCGCGGCCGTCACGTTCACGAACAAGGCGGCCGCCGAAATGCGCGAGCGCGTGTCGAAGCTGCTCGAAGGCAAGACGCTCACGACGCCCGGCAAGGAAGGGCGCAAGGTGCCCGTGAACCAGCTGACCGTCTGCACGTTCCACTCGCTCGGCGTGCAGATCCTGCGCCAGGAGGCCGAGCACGTCGGCCTGAAGCCGCAGTTCTCGATCATGGATTCGGACGACTGCTTCGGGATGATCCAGGAGCAGATCGGCACGACCGACAAGGGCCTGATCCGCAAGATCCAGAACATCATTTCGCTGTGGAAGAACGGCCTCGTCACGCCCGAGGAGGCGATGACGATCGCCGCGAACGAGGACGAGCACCAGGCCGCGCTCGTGTACCGCAACTACGTCGCGACGCTGCACGCGTACCAGGCCGTCGACTTCGACGACCTGATCCGGCTGCCGACCGAGCTGTTCGCGAAGAACGAGCAGGTGCGCGACCGTTGGCAGAACAAGCTGCGCTACCTGCTGATCGACGAATACCAGGACACGAACGCGTGCCAGTACCAGCTGCTGAAGCTGCTCGCGGGCCCGCGCGCCGCGTTCACGGCGGTCGGCGACGACGACCAGGCGATCTACGGCTGGCGCGGCGCGACGCTCGAGAACCTGGCGCAGCTCGGCAAGGATTTTCCGAAGCTGCACGTGATCAAGCTCGAGCAGAACTACCGGTCGACGGTGCGGATCCTGACTGCCGCGAACAACGTCATCGCGAACAATCCGAAGCTGTTCGAGAAGAAGCTGTGGTCCGAGCACGGGATGGGCGACGCGATCACCGTCACCGCGTGCAACGACGAGGAGCACGAGGCCGAATCGGTCGTGTTCCGGCTGTCCGCGCACAAGTTCGAGCGGCGCGCGCAGTTCCGCGACTACGCGATCCTCTATCGCGGCAACTTCCAGGCGCGAATCTTCGAACAGGTGCTGCGGCGCGAGCGGATTCCGTACGTGCTGTCCGGCGGCCAGTCGTTCTTCGACAAGGCCGAGATCAAGGATCTGTGCGCGTATCTGCGCCTGATCGCGAACGCCGACGACGATCCCGCCTTCATTCGCGCCGTCACGACGCCGCGCCGCGGGATCGGCAACACGACGCTCGAGGCGCTCGGCGCATTTGCCGGGCAGGCGAAGGTATCGCTGTTCGAGGCCGTTTATATGGGCGGGATCGAGGCGCGGCTGTCGGCGCGGCAGATCGAGCCGCTGCGGATGTTCTGCGACTTCATCCAGCGGCTGACCGAGCGCGCGGACAAGGAGCCCGCGTCCGTCGTGCTGGACGACATGATGGAAGCGATCCACTACGAGGCGTATCTGTACGACGCGTTCGACGAGCGGCAGGCGCAGTCGAAGTGGCAGAACGTGCTCGAGTTCCTCGAATGGCTGAAGCGCAAGGGCACGAAGCCCGAGACGGAAGCCGTCGACGGCGAGGCCGACGGTTTCCACAACGCGGACGGGCTCGCCGATACCGGCAAGAACCTGCTCGGGCTGATCCAGACCGTCGCGCTGATGTCGATGCTCGAAGGCAAGGAAGAGGACCCGGACGCCGTGCGGCTGTCGACCGTCCATGCGTCGAAGGGGCTCGAGTATCCGCACGTGTTCCTCGTCGGCGTCGAGGAGGGCATCATGCCGCACCGCGGCGGCAGCGAGGACGACGGCCCGATCGACGACGAGCGGATCGAGGAGGAGCGCCGGCTGATGTACGTCGCGATCACGCGCGCGCAGCGCAGCCTGCATCTCAACTGGTGCAAGAAGCGCAAGCGGGCGCGCGAGACCGTCGTGTGCGAGCCGTCGCGGTTCATTCCGGAGATGGGCCTCGACGATGCGCCGCCGCCGACGCCCGAGGAAGCGCCGATGACGCCCAAGGACCGCCTCGCGAGCCTGAAGGCGCTGCTGCAGAAGTGATGCCGCAGCGCCGGTGCGGCGATTGCGCGGACAAACAAAAACCCGCGACGCGCAACGCGTCGCGGGTTTTTTATGGCGCGGCGTGCGTTATTTCGCTGCGTTGACCATGTAGTCGACGGCCGCCTTCACGTCGGCATCCGACGCGTTCGACCCGCCTTTCGGCGGCATCGCGCCCTTGCCGTGCAGCGCGTAGTTGTAGACGGTGTCCATCGAGTCCTTCAGGCGCGGCGCCCAGTCTTCCTTGCTGCCGAACTTCGGCGCGCCGAGCACGCCGGCTGCGTGGCAGGCCTGGCAGACCTGCGTGTACAGCGCCTTGCCGGCCGAGGCGGCGTCGGCGCTCGTCGGCGCGGCTGCCGGTTTTTCGCCGGCCTTCGGAATCGCGGCGATCGCGGCCTGCGCGGCGGCGATCTGCGCGCTGGCCGCGTCGGCGGCGCCCGATGCGCCTGCCGCGCCGCTGGCGGGCTGCGCGGCGTTGGCGGCCGGTGCGGCCGGTTCGGGGAAGTTCGCGCCGTCGTTGTTCGCCATGTAGACGATCGCGCGCGCGATCTCGTAGTCGCTGACGTCGTCGGGGTTCGTGCCGCCGCGCGGCGGCATCGCGCCCTTGCCGGCGAGCGCCGTCTTCAGCAGCGTGTCGAAGCCTTGCGCGATGCGCGGCGCCCAGTCGTCCTTGTTGCCGAACTTCGGCGCGCCCGCGGCGCCCGTGCCGTGGCACGTGACGCAGACCGCCTTGTACACCTCCTCACCCGTCTTGTACGTGCGCGGTGCGTTGGCATCCTTCACGTCGACCTGCGCGATCGGCGCGATGCGCCGCGCGACCTGATCGTCGGACAGCGCGTCCGTGCCGGCGCCCGCGCGGAACGCGTGGTTCGCATAGGTGGCAAACAGAACGATGAGGGCAATCGGAATCGCGAACGACGCGATGATGAGGGCAATCAGCTGCCCGGGGGTTTTGACGGGAGATTCGTGGGGTGCTTCGCTCATGCTTGCCTCGTCTCCGTGAATAGGAATTGTGAGCGCGGTGCAACGGCAAAATGGCTGTCCAATGAAGCACGGACGATTATAGACGGAACGTTTACATCACGGCGAGCGGCGCGATGGCGCGTGTTTACCCGCACGGGATGCGGGTGGCGGCGGGAGCCGGCGCGCAAGGTGGACGCGTCATCGGAAACAGGGTATCCTTGCCGTCTTGCCAAATCGTGGGCGATCTTGTTTATTGGGGTCGTTTCACTGTCTCAGGCGCCCGTAGCTCAATGGATAGAGTACTGCCCTCCGAAGGCAGGGGTTGCTGGTTCGATCCCAGCCGGGCGCGCCACATTGCCTGTTCAGGCTTTCCTCTCTGTCGCTTTCCGCTTCGTCGTTGTTTCCATCGCACTGATATACATCGCCGGTCTCAGCGCAGTCATGCGTGAAGGCGCGAGCACCTCACGCCGCCTCGCCGTCGCGTAAGCGCGTTATGCGAGAATCGCCCGCAACGACAACTCGAGCGACGATCGCGGCGGCCGTCTGCGCATCGCGCCCATGCCGATGGCTACCACCCCGTCTTCCCCGATCGCCGGCGACATGCCGGCCGACTGGCAGCAGGCGCTGCTCGCGCGCCTGAACGCCTATTCTCCCGACGACCCCCATGCGCCGCTGCCATACAGCCGGCGGCTCGCCGACGCCGAAGGCTGGTCGCACGATCGCGCACTGGCTGTGATCGAGGAATACAAGCGCTTCGCGTTCCTCGCGCAGGCGGCCGGACATGCGGTCACGCCGTCGGTCGCGGTCGACGCCGCATGGCATCTCCATCTGCAATACACGCGCGAATACTGGGAGGTGTTCTGTGCCGACGTATTGCAGGCGCCGCTGCATCACATGCCCGGCACAGGCGCGCCGGACGAGGCACGCGTGTACGAGCAGCGCTATCGCGACACGCTCGACAGCTATCGTCGGCTGTTCGGCTGCGAGCCGCCGGAATCGATCTGGCCGCGTCCGGCGCGTTCGCGTGCGGACACCGAATCGTCGCGCGCGGACGGCGGCTCGACCGCACGCGCGCCGGACGAGCGCGGGGCCGCGGCACCTGCGGCGCGGCGCAACTGGCGTAACCGTCTGCCCAAGCTGGCGTGGCCGGCAGCCGCCGCAAGTGTCGCGGCGACCTGCGCGTCGGCGCGGGACCTCAACGTGCTGAACTACACGGGGCCGCAGTTCCTCGCGTTCTATATCCCGGCCTGCATCGTCGCGCTGCTGCTGATCGTCGGCTTGCAGCAGGTCGAATACCGCTGCCGGCGCCGACGTGTATTCACGCGCGAAGCGGTGCCGGAGCTGAGCGCCGAGCAGCTCGCGTATATCGCCGGCGAAGAGACGCGCGTCGTGCAGGTGATGACGCTGTCGCTGATCCAGGCGGGCGCGATCGATCTGAGGCGGGCCGGCCGGCTGGGCACGCGCGTGACGCTCGTCGATGCGGCGCGCGCCGGCGCCTACGCGGACGAGTGCGAATGGCTGGCCGCTCAGCCGGACGGCGAAGTGAGCTTCGGCGCGTTCCGCCAGCTCCTCGCGCGGCGCGCGGCGCAATACGCGGATGCCGTGCACCGGCGTGAATGGCTTTGGGCGCCGGGCGAGATGCGTGCGGCGCGGCTGGCGGCGCGCGCGATCGTATTGATCGTGCTGGGCACGGGCATCGCAAAGCTCGCGGTCGGACTCAGTCGCGGCCGGCCGGTGCTGCTGCTCGGCATCGGCATGGCCGCATTCGCGATCGCCTACGGCATCATCGCCGAGCGTCTGACGGGCTTCGGGCGCGGCGGCCTGTCGGTGGGCGGCCGGGCGACGCTCGACGCGCACCGCAACGATCGCCACGACGAACGCGGTACGCCGGACGATTTGCTGTGGGCCACCGCGCTGTTCGGTGCGGGCGCGCTGGCCGGCACTGCGTGGGCCATGCATGCGAGCGCGTTGATGGAGCCGCCGCCGCTGATGGCGGCCGCGATGCGCGCGGACGGAACGAGCGGGTCGTCGCCCAGCAGCCACGCAAGCGATTTCGGGCCGAGCTGCTCGTCGTCGAGTTCGTGCAGTTCCAGTTCCTGCGCGGCGAGTTGCGGCGGGTGTTCGTCGAACAGTTGAGTCGTTGGTGTAGGCGGTGGCGGCGTCCGATGAACCGTCGATGGTGGTGGCCGCTTGCCACCGCCAACCCACCAACCCGCCACCACACCCCATCCGCCGAACAACCACGCGGAACGGGCTCATCTCCTCGCATCGCCCGTACATCCGCTTCGGTAACCTGTCATCCGAAGCCGTCCGCGCTGAAACGAAATCGTCGCGCGCACGGCCCTTTGCCTGCCTCCGATGATGACGCCCGTTTCCGCCGATTCCGCGCCCGTTCAACGTGCCGCGACCCTATGCCAGAACGGCCAGTTCGCTGCCGCGCTGTCGCTCGTCGCGCCGTTGCTCGACACGCCCGCGGCCGATGCCATGGCACTGCATGTCGCGGCCGTCTGCGCGCTCGGCCTGAACCGGCACGCGGATGCGGAGCACTGGTGGCGGCGTGCGATCGACACGATGCCGGCATTCGAGCCCCCTTACGATGGCCTCTGCGCCTTGCTCGTATCGCAGCAGCGATACGCCGACGCGGCAGACGTGCTGCGCCGGCAACTCGAGTCGGTCGAGCCGCTGCGCGCGTCGCATCATCATCGGCTCGGCAAGCTGCTCGAAATGCTCGGCCGCTTCAGCGAGGCCGAACAGGCGTTCGGGCAGGCACTGCTGCTCGAGCCGCAGTCGGCGGAAGTGCTGAACGATCTCGGCAACGTGCTGCGTGTCGTCGGACGGCAGGCCGAGGCCGAACTCGCGTATCGGCTCGCGATCGCCGTGCGTTCGGATCACGCGCTCGCCCATGCGAATCTCGGCGCGATCCTCGTCGACATGCAGCGCCTGCCCGAAGCGGAAGCCGCGAGCCGGCAAGCGCTCGCCCTGTGCCCCGATCATCCGGAGGCGCATTACAACCTCGGCGTCGCGCTGCAGAATCTCGATCGTCTCGCCGAAGCGGAAGCAGCGTATCGCGATGCGATTCGCTGCCGCCCCGGCCTGGCACAGGCGCACAACAATCTCGGCTGCGTGCTGCGCGCGCAGGGACGCCACGACGAAGCGATGGCGGTCTTCGCCGACGCGCTCGCCCTTGCGCCGCAGATGGCCGAAGTGCACTACAACCTCGGCGCGACGTTCGCGCATGCCGGTCGCTTTGCGGATGCGGAGCGCGCATACCGCCGCGCGCTCGAACTGCGCGGCGACTATGCGGACGCGCAGTTCGGTCTCGCGACGCTGCTGCTCGGCCTCGGTCGGTTCGACGAAGGCTGGCGGCGCTATGAATCGCGCTACGCGCAGTCGACGTTCGTCCATCGGCGCACGCGCGAGATACTGCGATGCGCGCAGTGGCAGGGCGAGCCGCTCGCGGGCCGCACGCTGCTCGTGTGGCAGGAGGATGGCCTCGGCGACATGCTGCAGTTCAGCCGCTATTTCAGCGAGTTTCGTGCGCGGGGCGCGGCGCGTGTGGTATTCGCGTGTCAGCCGGCGCTGCATCGGCTCATGGAAACGGTCGACGGCATCGACGCGGTGCTCGATCACGACGCGGCCATCGCGCGTTCGGCCGAATTCGATTACTGGACGAGCCCGCTCAGCGCGCCGCTGTATGCGGGGACGACGCTCGACACGATCCCGCCGCCGGTGCGGCTCGTGCCCGATCCCGAGCGCGTCGCGCGGTGGCGGGTGCGGCTGGACGCGCTGCCTGCCGGTCCGCGTGTCGGTCTCGTCTGGAAAGGCAACCCGAAGCATCACAACGACGCGCATCGTTCGCTGCCGTCGCTCGCGTTGCTGACGCCATTGTGGAGCGTGCCGGGCGTGCAATTCGTGAGCCTGCAGAAGGGGCAGGGCGAAGACGAGGCGCGCATGCCGCCGGGCGGCCTGCCGCTGCTGCATCTCGGTTCGGAGATCGGCGATTTCGCCGATACGGCGGCGATCGTCGCGCAACTCGATCTCGTGGTCTGCGTCGACACGTCGATCGCGCATCTGGCGGCGTCGCTCGGCAAACCGTGCTGGGTCCTGTTGCCGAATCAGGACGTCGACTGGCGTTGGCTGCACGAGCGCGACGATTCGCCGTGGTATCCGGGCACGATGCGGCTGTTTCGACGCGGGCGCGAGGAAAGCTGGATCAGGGTGGCCGAGCGCTTGCGGGAGGCGTTTGCGGCGTATTTTGCGAACCATCGTACCGCGGCGAACGAGCCGGCCCGTGTCGGCTGACGACGCATTGCACGTAGCGTACCGCTTGGGCACACCGTGCAAGACCGTGCGACGGCACTCATCGCATTTTTGTTTTTCCGTTCAATCGAGGCACGCGTGGACAACATCGTGATCGTGGGTTCGTCGGGGCACGCCAAAGTCGTGATCGACATCGTCGAGCAGGCCGGTCGGTACCGGATTGCCGGCTTGATCGATTCGTTTCGATCGCGCGGCGAGCAGACGCTCGGTTATCCGGTGCTCGGCGCCGAGCGCGACTTGCCGCAACTGGTCGACGCGCATCGGGTCACGGGCGTGCTGGTCGCCATCGGCGACAACCATGCGCGCGAGCAAGTGACGGCGACGCTCGCGTCGATCGTGCCGGATCTTCCGCACGTGACGGCCATTCATCCTGCCGCGCGGGTCGGCAAGGCTTCGACGATCGGCGCGGGTACGGTCGTGATGGCGGGGGCTGTGATCAATCCGTGCTGTGCGATCGGCGCAGCGTGCATCGTCAACACGAATGCGTCGCTCGATCACGACGGTGTCATGGACGACTTCTCGAGCCTCGCGCCGGGCGTCGTGACGGGCGGCAACTGCCGGATCGGACGCGGCGCGGCGATCGGCCTCGGCGCGATGCTGCGGCACCGGATCGCGGTGGGCGAGCACGCTGTCGTCGGCGCGGGCGCCGTGGTGTTACGCGACGTCGACCCGTACACGGTCGCATACGGGAATCCGGCGCGCCGGATTCGCGAACGTGCGGCGGGCGAGCGCTATCTATGAATGTCGCGGGCTCAGCCGGCGATCAGATCGACGATGCGGTGGACCATCGCATCGGTCAGCGCCGGATAGATCGGCAGGCATAGCACCTTGCGCGACGCCTCGGACGCGACGGGCAGGTTGTCGCGGTTCGCGGACGGCAAGCCGCGATACATCGGGAACTCCGAAATCAACGGATGGAAGTAGCGGCGCGCGTAGACGTCGTAGTCGCGCAGCTTGCGATAGAGCGCATCGCGGTCGAGCGGATATGCTTCGTCGACGAGGATCGCGAAATACGCGTAGTTCGCGACCGCATGGTCGCCGCGCGGCAGGCAGCGAATCCCGCGCACGTCGCTCAGCAGCGTGCGGTACAGCGTGTCGATCTCGCGGCGGCGCGCAAGCGCGGCGTCGATGTGCTGCAGCTGCAGCATCCCGAACGCGGCGTTGATCTCGCTCATTTTCCCGTTGATGCCGGGCGCGACGACCGTGACTTCGTCGACGAACCCGAAATTCTTCAGATGGTCGATCCGCTGCTTGGTCTTCGCGTCGGGGCAGATGATCGCGCCGCCTTCGAACGTATTGAACACCTTCGTCGCATGGAAGCTCAGCACCGACAAATCGCCGTGGGTCAGCACGCTGCCGGTGTCGGTGCGTACGCCGAACGCATGCGCGGCGTCGTAAATCACGCGCAGGTTGTAGTTGTCGGCGATCTTCTGAATTGCGTCGACGTCGCACGGATTGCCGTAGCAATGCACGGGCATGATCGCGGTGGTTTGCGGCGTGATGGCCGCCTCGATGCGCGCCGGGTCGAGATTGAGCGTGCCGGGCGTCACGTCGACGAATACCGGCTTGATGCCGTTCCACAGCAGCGAATGCGCGGTCGCGACGAACGAATAAGGCGTCGTGATGACCTCGCCGTTGATGCGTAGCGCCTGCAGCGCGGTCACGAGCGCGAGCGTGCCGTTGGCGAACAGCGACAGATACGGAACGCCGAGATACTCGCAGAGCGCGCGCTCGAACTGCTGGTGGAACGGGCCGCCGTTGGTGAGCGTCCTGCTTTCCCAGATCT is a window encoding:
- a CDS encoding UvrD-helicase domain-containing protein, with the translated sequence MSAGLNPAQNEAVRYLDGPCLVLAGAGSGKTRVITQKIAHLIEAKGFEPRHIAAVTFTNKAAAEMRERVSKLLEGKTLTTPGKEGRKVPVNQLTVCTFHSLGVQILRQEAEHVGLKPQFSIMDSDDCFGMIQEQIGTTDKGLIRKIQNIISLWKNGLVTPEEAMTIAANEDEHQAALVYRNYVATLHAYQAVDFDDLIRLPTELFAKNEQVRDRWQNKLRYLLIDEYQDTNACQYQLLKLLAGPRAAFTAVGDDDQAIYGWRGATLENLAQLGKDFPKLHVIKLEQNYRSTVRILTAANNVIANNPKLFEKKLWSEHGMGDAITVTACNDEEHEAESVVFRLSAHKFERRAQFRDYAILYRGNFQARIFEQVLRRERIPYVLSGGQSFFDKAEIKDLCAYLRLIANADDDPAFIRAVTTPRRGIGNTTLEALGAFAGQAKVSLFEAVYMGGIEARLSARQIEPLRMFCDFIQRLTERADKEPASVVLDDMMEAIHYEAYLYDAFDERQAQSKWQNVLEFLEWLKRKGTKPETEAVDGEADGFHNADGLADTGKNLLGLIQTVALMSMLEGKEEDPDAVRLSTVHASKGLEYPHVFLVGVEEGIMPHRGGSEDDGPIDDERIEEERRLMYVAITRAQRSLHLNWCKKRKRARETVVCEPSRFIPEMGLDDAPPPTPEEAPMTPKDRLASLKALLQK
- a CDS encoding TIGR04222 domain-containing membrane protein, translated to MATTPSSPIAGDMPADWQQALLARLNAYSPDDPHAPLPYSRRLADAEGWSHDRALAVIEEYKRFAFLAQAAGHAVTPSVAVDAAWHLHLQYTREYWEVFCADVLQAPLHHMPGTGAPDEARVYEQRYRDTLDSYRRLFGCEPPESIWPRPARSRADTESSRADGGSTARAPDERGAAAPAARRNWRNRLPKLAWPAAAASVAATCASARDLNVLNYTGPQFLAFYIPACIVALLLIVGLQQVEYRCRRRRVFTREAVPELSAEQLAYIAGEETRVVQVMTLSLIQAGAIDLRRAGRLGTRVTLVDAARAGAYADECEWLAAQPDGEVSFGAFRQLLARRAAQYADAVHRREWLWAPGEMRAARLAARAIVLIVLGTGIAKLAVGLSRGRPVLLLGIGMAAFAIAYGIIAERLTGFGRGGLSVGGRATLDAHRNDRHDERGTPDDLLWATALFGAGALAGTAWAMHASALMEPPPLMAAAMRADGTSGSSPSSHASDFGPSCSSSSSCSSSSCAASCGGCSSNS
- a CDS encoding acetyltransferase; the protein is MDNIVIVGSSGHAKVVIDIVEQAGRYRIAGLIDSFRSRGEQTLGYPVLGAERDLPQLVDAHRVTGVLVAIGDNHAREQVTATLASIVPDLPHVTAIHPAARVGKASTIGAGTVVMAGAVINPCCAIGAACIVNTNASLDHDGVMDDFSSLAPGVVTGGNCRIGRGAAIGLGAMLRHRIAVGEHAVVGAGAVVLRDVDPYTVAYGNPARRIRERAAGERYL
- the vioA gene encoding dTDP-4-amino-4,6-dideoxy-D-glucose aminotransferase VioA; amino-acid sequence: MTASLPASSVAQLPNERIYVTQPHLPPLEDFLPYLEKIWESRTLTNGGPFHQQFERALCEYLGVPYLSLFANGTLALVTALQALRINGEVITTPYSFVATAHSLLWNGIKPVFVDVTPGTLNLDPARIEAAITPQTTAIMPVHCYGNPCDVDAIQKIADNYNLRVIYDAAHAFGVRTDTGSVLTHGDLSVLSFHATKVFNTFEGGAIICPDAKTKQRIDHLKNFGFVDEVTVVAPGINGKMSEINAAFGMLQLQHIDAALARRREIDTLYRTLLSDVRGIRCLPRGDHAVANYAYFAILVDEAYPLDRDALYRKLRDYDVYARRYFHPLISEFPMYRGLPSANRDNLPVASEASRKVLCLPIYPALTDAMVHRIVDLIAG
- a CDS encoding tetratricopeptide repeat protein, which codes for MMTPVSADSAPVQRAATLCQNGQFAAALSLVAPLLDTPAADAMALHVAAVCALGLNRHADAEHWWRRAIDTMPAFEPPYDGLCALLVSQQRYADAADVLRRQLESVEPLRASHHHRLGKLLEMLGRFSEAEQAFGQALLLEPQSAEVLNDLGNVLRVVGRQAEAELAYRLAIAVRSDHALAHANLGAILVDMQRLPEAEAASRQALALCPDHPEAHYNLGVALQNLDRLAEAEAAYRDAIRCRPGLAQAHNNLGCVLRAQGRHDEAMAVFADALALAPQMAEVHYNLGATFAHAGRFADAERAYRRALELRGDYADAQFGLATLLLGLGRFDEGWRRYESRYAQSTFVHRRTREILRCAQWQGEPLAGRTLLVWQEDGLGDMLQFSRYFSEFRARGAARVVFACQPALHRLMETVDGIDAVLDHDAAIARSAEFDYWTSPLSAPLYAGTTLDTIPPPVRLVPDPERVARWRVRLDALPAGPRVGLVWKGNPKHHNDAHRSLPSLALLTPLWSVPGVQFVSLQKGQGEDEARMPPGGLPLLHLGSEIGDFADTAAIVAQLDLVVCVDTSIAHLAASLGKPCWVLLPNQDVDWRWLHERDDSPWYPGTMRLFRRGREESWIRVAERLREAFAAYFANHRTAANEPARVG
- a CDS encoding c-type cytochrome; translated protein: MSEAPHESPVKTPGQLIALIIASFAIPIALIVLFATYANHAFRAGAGTDALSDDQVARRIAPIAQVDVKDANAPRTYKTGEEVYKAVCVTCHGTGAAGAPKFGNKDDWAPRIAQGFDTLLKTALAGKGAMPPRGGTNPDDVSDYEIARAIVYMANNDGANFPEPAAPAANAAQPASGAAGASGAADAASAQIAAAQAAIAAIPKAGEKPAAAPTSADAASAGKALYTQVCQACHAAGVLGAPKFGSKEDWAPRLKDSMDTVYNYALHGKGAMPPKGGSNASDADVKAAVDYMVNAAK